Proteins encoded within one genomic window of Lactococcus garvieae:
- a CDS encoding 6-phospho-beta-glucosidase has protein sequence MTLRKDFLWGGAVAAHQLEGGWNAGGKGVSVADVMTAGANGVERRITDGVLPGENYPNHEAIDFYHRYKDDVKLFAELGVNCFRTSIAWTRIFPNGDESEPNEEGLQFYDDLFDECLKNGIEPVITLSHFEMPYHLVTEYGGWRNRKLIDFFVRFAEVVMTRYKDKVKYWMTFNEINNQANFDLDFAPFTNSGLKFVEGENREKIMYQAAHYELVASAKVVDLGHEINPDFEIGCMIAMCPIYPATCKPEDMMAAQVAMQRRLWFTDVHARGHYPSYMTKYFERKTFDLDMTEEDMQILAKGEVDYIGFSYYMSFAIKDQAENPESQGLGAPAFDYDENHDLIKNQYVEASEWGWQIDPMGLRYSMNWFNERYEKPLFIVENGFGAVDKVESDGSIHDPYRVDYLKAHIEAMKDAVEYDGVDLIGYTPWGFIDLVSAGTGEMKKRYGFIYVDKDNEGNGNLERSKKDSFDWYSKVIKSNGEEL, from the coding sequence ATGACTTTAAGAAAAGATTTCCTATGGGGCGGTGCGGTTGCTGCTCATCAACTTGAAGGTGGATGGAATGCAGGAGGCAAAGGTGTTTCAGTTGCTGATGTTATGACTGCCGGAGCAAATGGGGTTGAGCGTCGGATCACCGACGGTGTATTGCCTGGTGAAAATTATCCTAATCATGAAGCCATTGACTTCTATCATCGCTATAAGGATGATGTTAAACTTTTTGCCGAACTTGGTGTCAATTGCTTCCGCACATCTATTGCTTGGACACGTATTTTCCCCAATGGAGATGAAAGTGAACCCAATGAAGAAGGCTTACAATTTTACGATGATTTGTTTGATGAATGCTTAAAAAACGGTATTGAGCCAGTCATTACGCTTTCGCATTTTGAAATGCCCTATCATTTAGTAACGGAATATGGAGGCTGGCGTAATCGAAAATTGATTGACTTCTTTGTAAGATTTGCTGAAGTGGTAATGACGCGCTATAAAGACAAAGTTAAATATTGGATGACTTTTAACGAGATTAATAATCAAGCTAACTTTGATTTGGACTTTGCACCATTTACTAACTCAGGTCTTAAGTTTGTGGAAGGCGAAAATCGTGAAAAGATAATGTACCAAGCAGCACACTATGAGCTCGTTGCATCAGCTAAGGTTGTTGATTTGGGACATGAAATTAATCCTGATTTTGAGATTGGTTGCATGATTGCTATGTGTCCTATTTACCCTGCGACCTGTAAGCCGGAAGATATGATGGCAGCTCAAGTTGCTATGCAACGTCGCTTATGGTTTACCGATGTACATGCTCGTGGACATTATCCAAGCTATATGACGAAATACTTTGAGCGTAAAACTTTCGACTTAGACATGACAGAAGAAGATATGCAAATTCTAGCTAAAGGTGAAGTAGATTACATCGGATTTAGCTATTATATGAGCTTTGCGATTAAAGACCAAGCAGAAAATCCAGAAAGCCAAGGTCTAGGTGCGCCAGCTTTTGATTACGATGAAAATCATGATTTGATTAAAAATCAATATGTTGAAGCATCAGAATGGGGCTGGCAAATTGACCCTATGGGCTTGCGCTACAGTATGAACTGGTTTAACGAACGTTATGAAAAACCTCTATTTATCGTTGAAAATGGTTTTGGAGCTGTTGATAAGGTTGAATCTGATGGCAGCATCCACGATCCATATCGTGTGGACTACTTGAAAGCACATATTGAAGCAATGAAAGATGCCGTAGAATATGACGGAGTGGACTTAATTGGCTATACACCATGGGGCTTTATCGATTTGGTTTCAGCGGGTACAGGCGAGATGAAGAAGCGCTATGGGTTTATCTACGTAGATAAAGACAATGAAGGAAATGGAAATTTAGAACGCTCGAAAAAAGATTCCTTCGATTGGTATAGCAAAGTTATCAAATCAAATGGAGAAGAATTATAA